GAGCTGATCCAAGACGCCCACTTGATCGCCGGGGTTCGTATCAGCATCGGTCCCTGGGTGCTGCGCGCCAACCTGCAGGACGAGCTGGAAGATTTCTCCGAGGCCGGTGATGGCTCAATTGGATAAAGAACGGAACGGCTCCGCACTCGCCCGACGGTCAAATTGGATAAAACGATATCGCTTCGGCTTGCGCGTCACCGAGCAGGGGAGCCTTGTATCGATCGGAGACGGAAT
The sequence above is a segment of the Nitrospiria bacterium genome. Coding sequences within it:
- a CDS encoding F0F1 ATP synthase subunit alpha (produces ATP from ADP in the presence of a proton gradient across the membrane. The alpha chain is a catalytic subunit), with amino-acid sequence MAQLDKERNGSALARRSNWIKRYRFGLRVTEQGSLVSIGDGIAWIKGLPTAAMDEILQLEDGSRALVFYLAQDSLGAILLQQT